From the genome of Pygocentrus nattereri isolate fPygNat1 chromosome 25, fPygNat1.pri, whole genome shotgun sequence, one region includes:
- the ctu2 gene encoding cytoplasmic tRNA 2-thiolation protein 2, translated as MCQVDEEYSGHLERRSVPGVSKTCVKCKESTAVLIIRLGDAFCRSCFKEYFVHKFRAMLGKNRVIFPGEKVLLAVSGGPASSSMLAQVQEGLSRDAPKKLRFVPGIIYIDEGGACGQSAEEREKAVALLENILRKTGFPYYIVPLEQVFGLPDSVLESVSCSPEGSGLSYKAAVVQYIQQNEVKQRHSESAGEEAQDAMARLSVHSQYGPEHRQALERLFSSLKTLTAKEDMLQTLRQHLILHTARVSGYSKVMMGDSCTRLSIKLLSNISLGRGAALAADTGFSDPRYGDVVIVRPMRDYSSKEIAFYNRLFGVQSVFIPGLDTKVPDKASIQRLTESFIIKLQADFPSTVSTIYRTSEKLHTACPPLNSSAEPAVKCLLCLCALDTKADEASAFQAILLSERLSVGKAQSDPPSSTTAGSPGQSCCQESGCGAGGCCSTSRASADLKSLLCYSCRLTMKDMTAVDSLPQYITLEAEKRQRRAQMKQEISEFLLEDADDDQE; from the exons GGTCTCTAAGACTTGTGTGAAGTGTAAAGAGAGCACTGCGGTGCTCATCATCCGACTGGGAGATGCCTTTTGCAG GAGCTGCTTCAAGGAGTACTTTGTACACAAATTTCGAGCCATGTTGGGGAAGAATCGTGTCATCTTTCCTGGAGAGAAG GTGCTGCTGGCCGTTTCTGGTGGGCCAGCGTCCAGCTCCATGTTAGCACAAGTTCAAGAG GGTTTGAGTCGGGACGCGCCCAAGAAGTTGCGATTTGTGCCTGGCATCATCTACATTGATG AGGGTGGTGCCTGCGGTCAGAGTGctgaagagagggagaaggctGTAGCCCTGTTGGAGAACATCTTAAGGAAGACAGGATTCCCTTACTACATAGTCCCCTTGGAGCAG GTCTTCGGTCTGCCTGACTCTGTGCTGGAGTCTGTGTCCTGTAGCCCAGAGGGGTCAGGCCTCAGCTATAAAGCAGCAGTGGTTCAGTATATTCAGCAGAATGAAGTAAAGCAGAGACACAGCGAGTCTGCAGGAGAGGAAGCCCAAGACGCGATGGCCCGTCTCAGTGTCCACTCCCAGTACGGTCCTGAGCACAGACAGGCACTGGAGAGACTTTTCTCCTCCTTGAAGACTCTGACAGCCAAAGAGGACATGCTGCAGACCCTGAG gCAGCACCTGATCCTGCACACTGCCCGCGTCAGCGGCTACTCCAAGGTGATGATGGGGGACAGCTGTACGCGTCTGTCCATCAAGCTGCTCAGTAACATCTCTCTGGGACGAGGAGCAGCTCTGGCCGCTGATACG GGTTTCTCTGACCCTCGCTATGGTGATGTGGTGATTGTGCGGCCTATGAGGGACTATTCCTCCAAAGAGATTGCCTTCTACAACAGGCTGTTTGGCGTGCAATCTGTTTTCATCCCAGGTCTGGACACCAAG GTTCCTGATAAGGCGAGTATCCAGCGACTGACTGAGAGTTTCATCATCAAACTGCAAGCCGACTTCCCCTCCACTGTCAGCACCATCTACAG AACGAGCGAGAAGCTCCACACGGCCTGTCCTCCCCTGAACTCCAGCGCTGAACCTGCTGTCAAGTgccttctctgtctgtgtgctcTCGACACCAAAGCAG ATGAAGCCTCTGCCTTCCAAGCCATTCTGCTGTCTGAGCGGCTGTCTGTGGGAAAGGCCCAAAGTGACCCACCCTCCTCGACCACAGCAGGGTCCCCAGGCCAGTCCTGCTGTCAGGAGAGTGGCTGTGGGGCTGGAGGTTGCTGCTCTACATCCAG ggcATCTGCAGACCTGAAAAGCCTCTTGTGTTACAGTTGTAGGCTGACTATGAAAGACATG ACGGCAGTGGACTCCCTACCACAGTACATTACGTTGGAGGCTGAAAAACGGCAGAGGAG GGCCCAGATGAAGCAGGAGATCAGCGAGTTCCTTCTGGAGGATGCGGATGATGACCAAGAATAG